The genomic interval TGCAAGTGATGGATGAGAAGAGAGCTTTATAAGACTAgaaagattctattttttttttttttttttttttttttatcggtaaacaaaatttttatttaaaaaaaaattataaccagAAAGATTAGATATACAGAGAAATTTGAACCACCTAGGTCATGGGAATAAACGAAATTAAGAATAAATGATTACATGGTTAAAAGATAACGTTTCTACTTACCCAAAAAAATGACAGTTTCTCAATGTGTATTAGGGACTTCAGATTAAATCCCACTGATACAGGGATGGGAGATTTATTAAGGGATAAAAGAGGGATCCCATACCCAGGCCCCTCCACCTGGTTGCGTAGCTCAGTCATTAAACCCAAAAAACAGCATGGGGGGAATTCTTTTATTACCCTTAAATGCTTCATCACGACAATTGTAAGTAGTGCAATCAAAGTACACTGCAATCAGTCCAACTTGATGCATAACATTTCTAAATAAGAATAAAGAAAGTACATTGTGACAAAGCTGATACTGTCGTGGACCCAACAGTCAAACTTACAAATAGAATCACTTGATGATTAAACATGAATATGAAGTAACTCGTAGatttatgtaattaacatgTATGGGACCAACTGCTGAATAAAACGCCAACAAACAAACAGGCTTATCCATGTGTATATTCAGACCAAAATGGTGTGTTCTGAAATAAAGagttgtgttatttaaaaaTCTGCCAGAAACcaagttcaaaaaatattagGAAAAATACCTTAGAGGTGCCAGTCACAAACTGCAAGAGACGAGCCTTATCCTCCTTGCTGAAACCCTGAACAACTTCCCAAAACCACTGAATAACAGGAGATGCAGGACTGTACCCAGAATACTCAGTATTCGCCCTCATATCATCCACTGAAAGACGGGTACAAAGACATTCTGTCAGAGGTGAattattttgtactttttaCAGTCTTTAACGGGGGAAGAATGACGGAATGCCTCTCTATAAGGAGGCAAAGTGAATAAACTATTTTGAAGGAAACTTACAATCAATATCAGGAAGCCCACTAATCAGTAATTCAAGTTCCTTGTCATTGAAGATAGAAATTAATTCCCTGGTAATTAATTCATTGAATCCTTCCAAAAAGGCATTTATTTGAGGACGAATAGCAGTTGTTAACCGGTGCTCAGCAACTAGATCAACATACTGGTGTTTATTCTCCCCGGTAACCTTAATATTCCGTCCACCAGGAATGAGTTCATAGTCGGTCACCTGCATTAGATCCATGACATGTAAATATAAACACTAACATCTTTCCCCAGAGAAAATGAAGTTCTTAAAGGAGTACGGAAAAATCATTACTTCTGTCCTCTCATACAATATCAGCTTCTCCTCATCGGCATCAATGCTAAACGTAAGATCCAGAACATCACTTATATCATTCTGCAAACGCCAGCAAGAAACAAAGTAAAACAAATTGTCACTTCCCAAACATGGAGGGAAACtccacacacgcacacacacacacggttGTATGTAGCCTACCTCAAGCATCCATTTAAGGTTTTTAAAGTAATCTGGATCAATGGCTTCAATGTCATGATAAGTAACTTTCACCCCCAATATATGCTTGTAGAATGATCGAGTGAAATGGACATCCAAGAGTTGCCCATCAAGAAGTGCTTTCCCAACCTGAAAAGATGAGGAATAAGTCGGAAACATACAAACAACTCTCAATGGGATAAGAGCAACTTTAAACCAttctttttttacaagtaatagAGCAACTTTAAAACATACTCACCACTCGCCCAACAAATTTGAAATATGACAGATGTTCTGTTTGATACACAGAGTTAGGGTTTGGTTGAAATGTCGACTCATTACCCACAGTTGTAAAAAGTAATGCCCCCTTATCAAAGATAACCCTGGATAGCGATTGATACCACTCCCTTGTAAGTCCACCTGCATCAATACCTTCCTCTCCTTGAAAGTGAACTGTCAACCTCCCTTTCAAATCTTGAGCAGATCTCATACGCAGCTGGTTAAATGAATCTTCAAGAATGTAAGCTCTTCTTACAGAAATTCTTAAAGGACTCTGATGATGGTCAGGTTGATGCTTTATTTTTGATCTGAAGTGAGCACGCTTATTGTCAAAGTCAATAAATCTAGGAACCTTTAGCATGAGGGAGAAGGACTTCTCAAGTAACCCAGGGTTTTGCCTGATGAAAGCATTTAGCAGCTTCCTATGCTTCTCCGAGAACTTCACAAAAGCAAGGTGTTTTTCATCAACTTTCGAAGTATGCCCTGAGGTTTTCTGCTGGCCAGCATAAGTGGTTGCATCTTCGACCTCTGAAACTACAGCAATACTAAATTCATCATTAGACCCTGGCTGCATAGGATGTAATTTCTCACACACCACAAAGAAAGATTCTATATATGGCAAGATGTTCTGAGAGCCTGCAGGGAGTGGAGTCACTGCACCAGAGGGTTTAGAGGCTGACATTTTAGATGAAGTCAACAAATCAGGTGCCGAGTCTGAATAAGTCTCTATTTTGCTTATGCAAGTGCTCAGATCCAGCCACAGAGGCTCCAAAGCTGCATTTATGTCTTGCAACTGAGAAAGAGCGGCTGTATATTCCTTTTCGGGAATAATTTGTAGATCATCCTCTTTCTCACTCACTGAAGCAACAAGAGAGCTTAATGCCTGCAGAACCCTTAATATTGCAGCTCCACCAGAGGATGTTGTGCTGAGGAGTGCTTCCACAGCTTCACCAAACATGTGTAACTCATCTACAGCAGATGAAGTCAAGTTTTGAATGGCCCCAGCTAGCTCAGTAGCAAACAGATGACAATGAGTTGGAGCATTTGCCACCAACTTCTTCATTACCTCCGCCACTAGAGTATATGCATTGTCTGACAGTCTGGGTGTATCATGTAATTTGTTAAGCCAAATGTACAAGGTCAAAATCACATCCACTCTCAACGAGGAATTCAAACCAAATGTCTAATGCAGGCTGTCACAATGAACTTAATAGAAACTACGGTACGGGCATCAGAGAATTATGCGTTGATCATGCATTGATTGTTGGATGAATAAGCAAGGAACATGACCGCTATAAAAGTCTGGACACAGAATGAGTGATGTGTGACCCAAACCAAATACGTAACAGAAGCTTTCCAACAAAAATGTAATTGCtcaaatatatagatgaatgttttttcttataagtaataagaagttttattaatataaatatatagatgaatgTATGGAACTGGAAACAGAATGGACAATACTAAAAAATGAACAGAAATCCAGCGATACAGCTTTTGGTATTCAAAGGTATAACAATTCATACGATATAATACCACAGAAAATGCAATTTAATAGGCCAAAAGCAGCATCATACCCCTCTCGTGCAAGCAATGAGCATAGAAGTCGGAGTTCTGCTTGTGGTAGGTTAAGCAATACAGCTTGCGGATCAAATTCCTTGCGCACACCAGTGGTGCTGAGCTTGGAGATATCAATGTCCTTGGACGATGCTGCAACATCTGAAGAAATTTGACCAGATTCTCTACTTATCCCAACATCAGACGTTACACTTTCTGAACCAGATGGTTGCTCAGATGCAGATGCCCGAGATTTGTCAGATACTGATTTACTTTCAGCATTATTAATGATGACCTCCAATAAGTtaagaagctgaaaaagaagCAGACAGTAAAGCCTAATGAACACATCTAAATTAACAATTGTAAGAAAGCCAAATAAAACTTCATGCAAAGCATCACCTGTTCAAGATGGGCTACACTCCTCAAATAAAGGGGTTGATTTAAGAGGTTCAAAAGCAACGAAATCGATATATATCCTTTCCAATGATCACTCCTATCCATTCCATCATCTTCAACAACCATCACGGCTTTACCCCGTGCCCGATCAGTATTTTCTGTCTCCAGTACAGCAGGCTGAGGCAACCTAAACTGAAGCAAAATCTTCGCCACTGATGGGTGATTACGAGCCAAATAAGTAAGAGTTTCAAGAATACGCCGAGACACCAAGGGAGGAACACCTATAAGGACAAAAAGTTCATAAGAAGCTGAACACAAGTTGCATGCTACTGCCACATGTCAAAACCACTAACAacataagaaatgatatttttttttaatgcataaatcctTGATACTACAGAAAAGTCTTTTGAACATCaagtaaaaatatatcaagCATACAAAccgaaaaaaatgaaaatacaaaataaatttaatttctttcatgCTCCTTTACTGTCTATTTGAATGATAAACAAAGATTTAAACTCTCTCATGGCAAAACTCAAACTGGGAAATAAACTTGGATAAAACATCAGATATACCACCCTATTCAACACTGGGTGACCAGGGCAACCTTTGAAGCACCAGGTGCTCTTATCACATATATTTCCTCAACAGAAAATCCAAGACCATGTTCCACCCATTCTTGAAAACAGCTTGACTCTAGTAATTATAGGAAGGGCAACCAAAACTTACCCATCAAAGGAGTAGTAGATTAAATAAGGGGTCTTACCATCGAAAGACTGAGGACGTGAATACATCACATTACTCTGACAAGCATAAAGCCGATAAGAAGGCTCACCAGCACTCAAGTTGTTAATATGCTTTCTTGTATCAAGCATTAACATGTCCATGAGAATCTTCACCATAGAACTTCTGGTTTCATGATGAGCACATAAATTCAGAAGCAGCCTCTGCAGCTGACCTTTGTACAGTGGCTGCAATATTTATGTCCATAAATGCATAGTTCATAACGAATACACATAAAGGACATATctaaatacttataaaaaagggCATATCTAAATAACCAAGATTATACCTGCACTACACGAAGCAACCTAATCATGGCATGCAGAGCATCTGTATCAACTAAAGGAGCTCCATCAGCTTCAACTAGCTTAGCTCCAATTGACCTACGGACAATGCTTCCCCCGGCTCTTTCCAGGCTGGACCCTATACCTTCACCTCTTCTTGGAGTTTCACCTCTGCGATTCCTAGAGTACATACCAAAAAGGGTGCGGCTGTAACTGTGTGCAAATCTTTCACGCAATATGTTTGCCTCCGCAACAAGGTCTGGCGTCAGATTTGCAAGGATAGCATCAGACGAAGTTAAGAGAACCTGATAATAAAATACAGACAAAAAATTGAAGAGGCTCATTTCAATTCTACATTTGGTTTTACGAGTACTGAATAAAGGACACTCCAAAAACCAATGTACCTCTTCTCGCAAATCTGAAGGAAAAGTTGCAATTATTGAGACAGTGTCCATTTCAACAGGTTGACCTTCCAGTTCCTGAGATTGATGTAGCCTTTGTGCTTGCTGCTGTGCCAGAACTTCTGCTCGTATGTCAGGGGGAAGGGCTGCAAGAAATTCTGGATCAATATCTCCTGAATTTTGTGGTTCAGCATTTGAGGGCGGAGCCGCTTGACCCTGTTGAGCTGAAAGAACCTCAGCACGCAGCTCCTCTGGAAGAGCATCCAGGAATGCAGAATCAATTGCTCCAGGACCAGCATCACTGTTGAGTTGCTGCTCTGCTGCCGGACCATCCTGATCCGCTTCTCGGCTGGAACCTTCTGAAACTTCAGTCACACTATGAAGGGACACATCTCTTCCATCAACAGGTGTAGAATTCACAAAAGAGACATTTGTCCTTCTAGAGCGAGCTGCCTGTGGATCACCCAATGGCATTCTATCTGCAGAAGCTTGCCTTTCTCCACCATCATCATGGCCATCAGCACTTCCAATTTCGACGTCAAGGCTTCGAAGGCTCTCACCCAAGGTCGCCCCACTTCCACTGCTTGCTTGGCTCACAGCTTCAACATCCCGTACAGCTGCATCATTGTTTTCAAACTGCATTTCAACAGATTGCAATTGCGAGCTGGATGCATCAGTTCCATGTAGAGGTTCACTTGCGGCAGGCCTCAGATCAGCATTGCCAGAGCTATcattttcaagagttgaaggtGGCATGCTACTACTTTcattgttttcaaaagaaatgtcGGTCCTTGCACCTGCTTCTGTTTCCTGCAACAGGCTAACTTCATCTTTGCTTTTAGGATCCTGTGCCATTGTGTTCTGGTCAGAAGGCTGCTCAAGGGCTGGTCGTCTCAACTGGGAAACAAGCAGCTCTTCAAGGCCATGTGGCACTAAACCTACATTTGATCCACCACTTTGCTGGTTATCATCCACCCACAAGTTCAAACGGTGTCCATGGCGCCCATTCCTCAGGGAACGGAAAATAGAATCCAAGCGTGATGAGGTGCTCTCCAAGTTCCTATCTGGAAAGACCATGTCACGTGCATTCTCTGCAGCAGTGTGTTCCAGCATCAGAGACCAAGAATGCCAAATATTTAACCTAGAGGAAATAATTAAGCTAAAATACAGGTAACAACAGAAATTGCAGTAAGAATTCAACTATTTCAAGGTCTAAAAACCATCCCTAGAAGAAGCTTACCAGATTGCCGAGGAGAAGCTGAGTGCACAGATGACGAAGGTGCCAGTAGAAGAGGATGCCTTGACGGGGTAACACTGTCACCACTTCTGCCCAAAAGACTGTAGATGGACGTAGTACGCCCTTCACGTCTAGAACCAAAAACTTCAACTGGCATCACATGGAGAGCTTCATTGGAAAAACTATTGTCTCTACCAAAAGCCTCAATATGGTCTAAAACATTTATTCCATTTATGCCCTCCTCCAGCCTCAGTATTACTCCATCCTCGTCATCCTCgtcatcctcttcttcctccattatttcttcatcaaaatcatcatcatcaatttcatGATCATCTTGATCCGTGTCAGGATGGGGAAGATggtgtacttcatcttcttcaagatcattatgTTCCTCCTCatcgtcttcatcttcatccACTTCATCCCCATCATCCCCAGACAtctcctcatcatcatcttcatcaatatTTTCTTGTCCACAACGGATTTCAAATTGTATTCCCACCGTATCAATTCCATTTTCAAGACCCCTCACATCATCAGAGGTTTCATGCATATAGTCATCCCCATTAGCAGGACCAAAACCTCCATCAAGATCTTGATCATGTTCCATGTCATCTGTAACAGCCTCAGAGCCACCGTAAGGTTGGACAGCATTATACGACCCAATGTTGTCAGCTGGCACAGAATCAGGATTGATTTGAGATGCTGCTTCCACAGACTGAGATACATCACCACCATTATCCATTCTTGCAGATTCAGTAAGATCGGGAATTTTTGTTGAATTATCCTCCTTCTCTATGTTAGAATCAGCAGAATGGATATATTCCTTTGTTACCAACTCCAGAGCTTTAATTAGACCAGTAACAACTTTAGGTGAGTCAGCATGGTCCAGATCCAAAACTTGAAGAGTTTGAGTCAATGACCTAACCAGACCAACATCTATAAAAGTGGCAGAAGCTTCAGCTAAAATGTATGAACCAGTAGGTGAACGAGCACCTAGTACATCATTAAGCAGATCAACAAAAGCTGGTATATTGTTTCCCGGCGGGCTAAAACCATTGCACGAATTAATGAAGTCATTGAATATATAATTGCTCTCTGTTAGAACCCTCCTCCTTGCTTCAGTGGAACGGACACAAGACGCCACCAAAAACTGGCTAGCCCTGGTTGCTAGTTTATGCCTCCAGTCACCATCTATTTTCTTGTCCTTTCTTAAACTCCGAGAATATAGAAGAAACTTGTGAAGAATGTGATGGAATATTCCACCAGCATACACACCAGCAGGACCTTTTTGTTGAGGACACCGGCAACTACTAACTTCAGCATCCTTCCGAAGCAAAATGTGAACAGATGAAGCATACATCAGCATAATCTCCGTCAAAAGCTTTAATATGAATACAATCTTTGCAAGTGATGCAGAAGCTTCATCCCCATTGGCTTGATTATTCTCTTCAGACATAGTGGCAACGGCTTTTCCTTTCCCCTTAATAGCTGCAGCATCAATGTCCATGTCAGTTGACGATGGATCAAGGACATCTGAAACCACATCATCTTTCAGGGGAGGAACAAAAGTACAGACAGAATCTAAAAGAAGCTCAATTACGTTTATAAAGCTCTGTGGAGATTTTCTATGAGCTTTGACACTCTTTAAATTCGTATCATTAGGTTTTCCATGCCCATTCCCAGAAGCAACTGGATTCACATTACTCAAAGCAACTTTCCCATCAGTAGTTTGTTGTTTATCTTTCTCCAGTgatttctccttctccttctctttgtACTTATCTTTGTCATGATCTTTCAGCAAGACAATATAGGGCCTTTCACCGACCATCTCAACTTGGCAAACAGACCAAGCAGCCTGCATAAAGACTACTGGATCCCGTGTAATGACGGAATTTAAATTTGACAGGAAGTTACGTGCAGTGACCCTTCCATTCGTATGTCTATTGGTGGCAGCCACAAAGCTGTGCCTTATCTCAGATTCCATTGCTTGCTGTAGGGTTTGCGGATCTTCAAGAATATGACGGATGATATTAGCAGCCACATTATCAAACCCAGGAAAGAGGCTAATTGTTGGCAAAGAAAGCAGTAAACTCAGTCCCCCAGCATCAAGAAAACTAATAGCAACAGAATGAGTTCTAGTGAGAGTAGAACACAGTTGGAGAACAGCATGCATTGTCTCAGCAGGAAGCTGGTTCCTGATACAACTGCAAGCAATCTCAATAAGTCTCTTCTGCTCATTTATATCAGTATGCTTTGGAACTAATCCCAATGCAGACCGCAACCTGGTTTGCTTATCCTCATCAATGATGAGAGATGTTTGGTGGTTATTAGCAGTGTCCTGCTTCAACTGCTCCACAATTTCAGAGTTCAGTTTTTTATCCACCTGCAACAGCCGGTCAACAGCAAGAAAAGCAGTTGTCACCCACATAGGAACCTGGCATTTCTCCATTCCAACTGATCCAGTACACCATTGCAAAAGTAGATCTGCAGCAACTGCAACCAGACCATTCGTTGTGGCAAGTTCTCGTGACACTTCATCTTCATGAAAAAGTAGAGCAAGAACATGAAAAAGACTAGATACCATGGCACCATTTTCGCTTTCAGAAATCAAAGTACAATCCTTCAGCCGATCAACAAGAAAGGAGATGACATTTGACCTATATTGTCCATCATTTTGGGAGCATATCATCACGAGCAGGTCTCGAACTGGAAAAACAATAGATTCCTTCATCTGCAGGAGCCGAGTACATGTAGATAACAACTCCTCAATGGGAGGAAGTTGCACCATCTCTTCTTCAAGCTGTTGAGTATCTCCATTTGTGCTCACTTCCTTTGTGTCTGATGCGGCATTCCCAAGGGACATGGCAAGTGCACGAGCAAGTTCATCATCTTCTTGAGCATCCTCTGGATGGGAGAACAACCACTCCATTGCCAACTCCACACTATTTGATCCAACTCGCCTGAGAGCTTCCTCTGCACGAGACCTGGAAAAACCCATCTCTACAATTGTTGAAATAGCAGTCTCAT from Juglans microcarpa x Juglans regia isolate MS1-56 chromosome 4S, Jm3101_v1.0, whole genome shotgun sequence carries:
- the LOC121262798 gene encoding E3 ubiquitin-protein ligase UPL2-like isoform X1 gives rise to the protein MTTIRSSLPSRLRQLLSGEGSLVPSVKLDSETPPKIKLFIDKVIQCPLQDIAIPLSGFRWEYGKGNFHHWRPLFLHFDTYFKTYLSSRNDLLLSDKILEDDSLFPKQAVLQILRVMQTILENCHNKSSFDGLENFKLLLSSTDPEILIATLETLSALVKINPSMLHGGGKLIGCGSVNSSLLSLAQGWGSKEEGLGLYSCVMANERTQEEGLCLFPADLENDCDKSNCRIGSTLYFEMHGVNAQSSKENSNQNTSSLRVIHIPDLHLQEEDDLSLLKQCIEQYNVPTELRFSLLTRIRYAHAFRSRRICRLYSRICLLAFIVLVQSSDAHDELVSFFANEPEYTNELIRIVRSEEAVSGTIRTLAMLALGAQLAAYMSFHERARILSGSSISFAGGNRMILLNVLQRAVLSLKASNDPSSLAFVEALLQFYLLHVVSSSSSGNNIRGSGMVPTFLPFLEDSDPTHMHLVCYAVKTLQKLMDYSSSAVSLFKELGGVELLAQRLQIEVIRVIGLTGALENSMIIGESSRNSDDQLYSQKRLIKVSLKALGSATYAPTNTTRSQHSHDSSLPATLTLIFGNIDKFGGDIYHSAVTVMSEMIHKDPTCFPVLFEVGLPAAFLSSIAAGILPSSKALTCVPNGLGAICLNEKGLEAVKETSALRFLVDIFSSKKYVTPMNDAIVPLANAVEELLRHVSSLRSTGVDTIIEIVNKVASFGDSSCSGSSGKLNESTSMEMDSEDKGNESHCCLVGAVDSASEGINDEQFIQLCIFHLMVLVHRTMENSETCRLFVEKSGIDALMMLLLRPSIAQSSDGMSIALHSTMVFKGFTQNHSTPLAHAFCSSLRDHLKKALTGFGVVSGTFLLDPKMPQDDGIFSALFLVEFLLFLAASKDNRWASALLAEFGHGSKDVLEDIGRVHREVLWQISLLEDAKPEVEDDGAASTSESQQSELATNETQDQRFNSFRQFLDPLLRRRTSGWSIESQFFDLLNTYRDLGRASSSQQRRADSSSNLRFGAGNQVHHSASSDSAGDVSKQRSYHTSCCDMMRSLSFHITHLFQELGKVMLLPSRRRDDILNVSPSSKSVASTVASIALDHMNFGGHVNPSGTEASISTKCRYFGKVIDFIDGFLLDRPDSCNPVLLNCLYGHGVIQSVLTTYEATSQLLFAVNRTPASPMETDDGILKQDEKGVTDTSWIYGPLSSYGKLMDHLVTSSFILTPFTKHLLAQPLTSSIVPFPRDAEIFVKVLQSMVLKAVLPVWTHPHFVDCSNDLITSVISIIRHVYSGIEVKNVSSNTGARLTGPPPNETAISTIVEMGFSRSRAEEALRRVGSNSVELAMEWLFSHPEDAQEDDELARALAMSLGNAASDTKEVSTNGDTQQLEEEMVQLPPIEELLSTCTRLLQMKESIVFPVRDLLVMICSQNDGQYRSNVISFLVDRLKDCTLISESENGAMVSSLFHVLALLFHEDEVSRELATTNGLVAVAADLLLQWCTGSVGMEKCQVPMWVTTAFLAVDRLLQVDKKLNSEIVEQLKQDTANNHQTSLIIDEDKQTRLRSALGLVPKHTDINEQKRLIEIACSCIRNQLPAETMHAVLQLCSTLTRTHSVAISFLDAGGLSLLLSLPTISLFPGFDNVAANIIRHILEDPQTLQQAMESEIRHSFVAATNRHTNGRVTARNFLSNLNSVITRDPVVFMQAAWSVCQVEMVGERPYIVLLKDHDKDKYKEKEKEKSLEKDKQQTTDGKVALSNVNPVASGNGHGKPNDTNLKSVKAHRKSPQSFINVIELLLDSVCTFVPPLKDDVVSDVLDPSSTDMDIDAAAIKGKGKAVATMSEENNQANGDEASASLAKIVFILKLLTEIMLMYASSVHILLRKDAEVSSCRCPQQKGPAGVYAGGIFHHILHKFLLYSRSLRKDKKIDGDWRHKLATRASQFLVASCVRSTEARRRVLTESNYIFNDFINSCNGFSPPGNNIPAFVDLLNDVLGARSPTGSYILAEASATFIDVGLVRSLTQTLQVLDLDHADSPKVVTGLIKALELVTKEYIHSADSNIEKEDNSTKIPDLTESARMDNGGDVSQSVEAASQINPDSVPADNIGSYNAVQPYGGSEAVTDDMEHDQDLDGGFGPANGDDYMHETSDDVRGLENGIDTVGIQFEIRCGQENIDEDDDEEMSGDDGDEVDEDEDDEEEHNDLEEDEVHHLPHPDTDQDDHEIDDDDFDEEIMEEEEDDEDDEDGVILRLEEGINGINVLDHIEAFGRDNSFSNEALHVMPVEVFGSRREGRTTSIYSLLGRSGDSVTPSRHPLLLAPSSSVHSASPRQSENARDMVFPDRNLESTSSRLDSIFRSLRNGRHGHRLNLWVDDNQQSGGSNVGLVPHGLEELLVSQLRRPALEQPSDQNTMAQDPKSKDEVSLLQETEAGARTDISFENNESSSMPPSTLENDSSGNADLRPAASEPLHGTDASSSQLQSVEMQFENNDAAVRDVEAVSQASSGSGATLGESLRSLDVEIGSADGHDDGGERQASADRMPLGDPQAARSRRTNVSFVNSTPVDGRDVSLHSVTEVSEGSSREADQDGPAAEQQLNSDAGPGAIDSAFLDALPEELRAEVLSAQQGQAAPPSNAEPQNSGDIDPEFLAALPPDIRAEVLAQQQAQRLHQSQELEGQPVEMDTVSIIATFPSDLREEVLLTSSDAILANLTPDLVAEANILRERFAHSYSRTLFGMYSRNRRGETPRRGEGIGSSLERAGGSIVRRSIGAKLVEADGAPLVDTDALHAMIRLLRVVQPLYKGQLQRLLLNLCAHHETRSSMVKILMDMLMLDTRKHINNLSAGEPSYRLYACQSNVMYSRPQSFDGVPPLVSRRILETLTYLARNHPSVAKILLQFRLPQPAVLETENTDRARGKAVMVVEDDGMDRSDHWKGYISISLLLNLLNQPLYLRSVAHLEQLLNLLEVIINNAESKSVSDKSRASASEQPSGSESVTSDVGISRESGQISSDVAASSKDIDISKLSTTGVRKEFDPQAVLLNLPQAELRLLCSLLAREGLSDNAYTLVAEVMKKLVANAPTHCHLFATELAGAIQNLTSSAVDELHMFGEAVEALLSTTSSGGAAILRVLQALSSLVASVSEKEDDLQIIPEKEYTAALSQLQDINAALEPLWLDLSTCISKIETYSDSAPDLLTSSKMSASKPSGAVTPLPAGSQNILPYIESFFVVCEKLHPMQPGSNDEFSIAVVSEVEDATTYAGQQKTSGHTSKVDEKHLAFVKFSEKHRKLLNAFIRQNPGLLEKSFSLMLKVPRFIDFDNKRAHFRSKIKHQPDHHQSPLRISVRRAYILEDSFNQLRMRSAQDLKGRLTVHFQGEEGIDAGGLTREWYQSLSRVIFDKGALLFTTVGNESTFQPNPNSVYQTEHLSYFKFVGRVVGKALLDGQLLDVHFTRSFYKHILGVKVTYHDIEAIDPDYFKNLKWMLENDISDVLDLTFSIDADEEKLILYERTEVTDYELIPGGRNIKVTGENKHQYVDLVAEHRLTTAIRPQINAFLEGFNELITRELISIFNDKELELLISGLPDIDLDDMRANTEYSGYSPASPVIQWFWEVVQGFSKEDKARLLQFVTGTSKVPLEGFRELQGISGSQKFQIHKAYGSPDHLPSAHTCFNQLDLPEYPSKQNLEERLLLAIHEGSEGFGFG